CTGCGAAGGCCGCCGGCGGATTAAATGGCGCTGCCCTTCGGCCTGCGGCAAAGTGCCGGAATGCCTGAACAAATGCTCTCCTTCCAAGTACGAAAGAGTTGTCTATAACAAGCCGGAGTGGGATTTAAGGCTTTTTTCCAAAACACCCCGGAATTCTAAGGCCTGGAAAAAGGTGTACGCCCGGCGTAGCGCCTCGGAACGGACGAACAAGCGCCAGAAGATTGACTACCGGTTGGAAAGGATCAGGGCCCGCAGTAAAAGAAGGATCTTTTGGCGGCTCACCCTGGGGGCGATTAACCAGCACCTGGATGCCTGGGTTAACCAGTCCCGGGTAACGCTGGCCGAGATTATCGGAATCAAACAGGCTGCGTAGTTAAAGCTCCTATGCCTAGATTCTTTCCCGGCAAAAATATTTGGTTTTTGCCGGGCTGGCTGATTATTGCCTTTTTCCGGTTAGACCTGCCGGCCACCCATAAACCAACGCTATGAAGTTATCAAGGAACGTGTTTTTCAGCTTTTTTGTGTATGTTTGTGGTTTTAATGTTATTTGTTTCCTGCTAGATGCTGCTGGTTATTTTTGGTTTCCGAGACCCTTCAGCTATTTATCAATGCTGGGTTACTTGACATTGCTAAAATAATTATGATAAAGTTAGTACGTACGTACGACCAATAATCTGGAGGTACAACATGCAGCAAAAGACCGATAAAACAAACCCATCTGAGAAAATCCTTATAACGACCTTTGAATGTCTTTCCACAAGAGGCTATGCCAATGTATCCATGCGAAATATTGCCGAGGAAGCCGGAGTCGCGTTAAGCCAAGTAACATACTACTATAAGAATAAAGAAAAATTGCTCATTGAAGTTATCAATATGATGACACTCCAATATTTACATGAAACAGAAGGAAATTTGGAATCTGTCACGTGTGAGCAAGAGAAGCTCGCGTCCCTCGTGAGGTTCTTTAAGGAACTGATCAGGGATAAACCAAAACTTTTGAAACTTTTTATTGATTTTATAGCACAGGCTTTATGGATTCCGTCTTTTAGAGAACAACTGGACAGCTTATTTACTGAACTGACGGAGATTATTGAAAGAAACCTATTGACCTACACGAAAATCAATGAAAGATATCTTGGATATTCTCCTCAAACGGTAGCTAAATTAGTTCTTGGCGCTTTGATCGGAACATCTATTCAAATAATACTCGGTTCCGACCGGGACAGCGCCTTTGAATCCTTAAATTTGGCGGAGAGCCTATTAAATTAAGAGGGAGTGTGTATTATGTCAAACGCATTTGAAAAGACAATCAACTTAGGATTAGGGCTTTTATTGTATTCACGGGAAAAGGTGGAGGAAGTGGTTGAGGAACTGGTCGGCAGAGGCGAGGTGGCCAAAAAAGACGCCCGGCAGTTTGCGAGCGAGCTTATGCAAAGAGGCGAAGAACAGAGAGAAGAACTGAAAAAGCTGATTCAGGGTGAGGTCACCAAGGCTCTGGATCATGTAAATGTGGCAAGAAAAGAAGACCTTGTTGCAAAAGATGAAATCAGAGAAATTGTCAGAGAACAAATGCAGCAAGTACTCCGGGAACAGGGATGCTTCAAAAACGAGGGCACAAAGTAAAGGAAAAAATGTTTCAAAGTGCCGGAAAAGTGGCAGGCTCAGGAAAAAAGGCAAATCAATCTAAATATGTTTTTGCTATGTGATGAAACGATAGAAGTGTCTCCTTTCCCCTCTGCTTAAATATTGCGGAATCGCGGGATAGAGTTGAGATGATGAATTACAGGCGCATTCGTGCCAGAAGATATAAAGAAATCATTGCTGTTTTTACAAAACATGGTTTTGGATTGCTTGTAAAGCGACTTAGGCTTCCTTATCCTTTAAGGTCCAAAAATAGAATTTCAGACGTCGGAACCGTGCCTGACACGGCCGGAGCTTCAGCAGGAAGAAGGCTGAAGATGGCCTTGGAAGAACTGGGTCCGACGTTTGTTAAACTGGGACAAATTTTAAGCATACGACGGGATATTTTACCGGCTGATATTATTGAAGAACTTAAAAAGCTGCAAGACTCGGTGCAGCCGTTTCCTTTTTCTGAGGTAAAGACGCTCATTGAAACGGAATTTAATGACGCGCTGGGAAATATCTTTAAAGAATTTGACGAGGCGCCTGTAGCCGCGGCATCCATATCTCAAGTCCATCGCGCCAGACTGATTTCGGAAAAGCAGGTGGCCGTGAAGGTTCAGAGGCCGGAAATAGAAAGACTCATAGATTTGGACTTAAACATTTTAAAAGATATGGCGTATCTTCTCGACCATCACACAAAATACGGGGAGATTTATGATTTTAGCGGTATGGTGGCGGATTTTGAAAACACGCTTAAAAATGAACTGGATTTTACCAAAGAAGGGGAAAACGCGGATGCCTTCAGGCTTAATCTCAGCCGGGACGAAGGCGTAACAGTCCCGAAAGTGAAGTGGATATATACGACAAATCGGGTTCTCACCATGGAGTATTTTGAAGGCATCAAGATCAGCGATTCTGCCGCCTTGGATCTGGCGGGCATTAATCGGAGAAAGATCGCCGAGAGGCTTGCCGCCTCCATATGCAATCAAATACTCAGAGACGGTTTTTTTCATGCGGACCCGCATCCGGGCAATATTCAGGTCATGCCGGACGGTACCATCATATTTCTTGATTTGGGGATGGTAGGTTGCCTCAACGAATCCCGGAAAAGAGCGATTTCAAATTTTTTTATCGGGGTTGCCTTCAAAGACAGTCGAATGGTGGTCAACTCCATTTTTGCTATGGAGGCCGCAACTTCTCGAAGCAATGTGAAAAGCTTTGAAAAAGACATCGATGCGTTGATCGAAAAGTACCTAACGATGCCTATGAACGAGATGAAAATTGATAAGCTGCTCCAGGAAATCTTTCATATTGCGTTTTTGAACCATGTAAAAACACCCCGTGAATTTGCTTTGCTTTCCAAAACATTGACAACTCTTCAAGGACTGTTGGAAAAATTAGCCCCGGATATTAACTCCCTTGTTATTGCGGAACCTATCGCTAAAAAGCTGCGTTATCAGTCGCTTTCAGTCGAGAGAATGGGAAGCGGAATAAAAAAGAGCTTATTAGATTATTGGAATCTGTTGAGCGAATTCCCGGCCGCAATGCAAAGCCTTCTGCATAAAGCGGCAGATGCGGACTTTGCCGTTCAATTTGAGATGAAAGAGATGGATAAACTTCAAAGGCGATTGGAACGAATTTTCAACAGGATATCCTTCAGTCTGATTTTGCTTGCCGTAAGCATTATCATCGCCGGAGTCCTGATAAGCTCCGGCCTTAGTGCGGATAGAAGCAGCGAAATGTATTTTTTCAATATTACCGTCTTAAAAGTAGGTTTGGCATCGGCGGCTATTGTTGTTTTGGTACTGGTGATCTCCATGATCAGGTCAAGAAACTGAAAATAACGCATAAAAGGAGCAATATTAAATGAACGGCTGGATCATTTCAAAATTAAGACTGGAACCGGATTCCTTCGCTGATGCGGAATACATGGACTGTATAAGCGGGCTGATCAACCATGAAATGGTCCGGCCGATGGGAAATTATATCCAACACAGCGACATCAATTGTTTAAAGCATAGCCTTTATGTGTCGTACAGCAGCTATCTTGTTTGCAGGCGGATGGGGCTTGATTATCGTTCGGCGGCCAGAGGAGGATTGCTTCATGATTTTTTTCTGTACGACTGGCATCTTGAAAAACCGCACAAGGGGCTGCATGGCCTGACGCATCCTCACGTCGCTTTGCAGAATGCGAATAAATATTTCCATTTAAACAAACTGGAACAGGATATCATCCGGAAACACATGTGGCCTTTGACAGTAACACCGCCCAAATATAAGGAAGTATACATTGTGGCCGCGATAGATAAATATTGTGCATTTATGGAAACTTTCAATTTTGGAGAAAGAAAAAATGTGCGCAGGTTGCAAAGCCTATTGTGCTGTTAATGCGCCTTCCTTAGATTTGAGATAGCGTCTACATTAAATTTGGGGTCAGCGATAGCTCTCAATAACGCAAGATCCTTGCCGGTCACATCAAGCGCACGATATTTCTTGCCGTCTTT
The DNA window shown above is from Desulfotomaculum sp. and carries:
- a CDS encoding TetR/AcrR family transcriptional regulator, which produces MQQKTDKTNPSEKILITTFECLSTRGYANVSMRNIAEEAGVALSQVTYYYKNKEKLLIEVINMMTLQYLHETEGNLESVTCEQEKLASLVRFFKELIRDKPKLLKLFIDFIAQALWIPSFREQLDSLFTELTEIIERNLLTYTKINERYLGYSPQTVAKLVLGALIGTSIQIILGSDRDSAFESLNLAESLLN
- a CDS encoding HD family phosphohydrolase, which encodes MNGWIISKLRLEPDSFADAEYMDCISGLINHEMVRPMGNYIQHSDINCLKHSLYVSYSSYLVCRRMGLDYRSAARGGLLHDFFLYDWHLEKPHKGLHGLTHPHVALQNANKYFHLNKLEQDIIRKHMWPLTVTPPKYKEVYIVAAIDKYCAFMETFNFGERKNVRRLQSLLCC
- a CDS encoding 2-octaprenylphenol hydroxylase, whose product is MMNYRRIRARRYKEIIAVFTKHGFGLLVKRLRLPYPLRSKNRISDVGTVPDTAGASAGRRLKMALEELGPTFVKLGQILSIRRDILPADIIEELKKLQDSVQPFPFSEVKTLIETEFNDALGNIFKEFDEAPVAAASISQVHRARLISEKQVAVKVQRPEIERLIDLDLNILKDMAYLLDHHTKYGEIYDFSGMVADFENTLKNELDFTKEGENADAFRLNLSRDEGVTVPKVKWIYTTNRVLTMEYFEGIKISDSAALDLAGINRRKIAERLAASICNQILRDGFFHADPHPGNIQVMPDGTIIFLDLGMVGCLNESRKRAISNFFIGVAFKDSRMVVNSIFAMEAATSRSNVKSFEKDIDALIEKYLTMPMNEMKIDKLLQEIFHIAFLNHVKTPREFALLSKTLTTLQGLLEKLAPDINSLVIAEPIAKKLRYQSLSVERMGSGIKKSLLDYWNLLSEFPAAMQSLLHKAADADFAVQFEMKEMDKLQRRLERIFNRISFSLILLAVSIIIAGVLISSGLSADRSSEMYFFNITVLKVGLASAAIVVLVLVISMIRSRN